Proteins encoded together in one Sinorhizobium sp. B11 window:
- a CDS encoding type II toxin-antitoxin system ParD family antitoxin, whose translation MSKNTSIALGDHFAGFVERQVVEGRYGSVSEVIRAGLRLLEEHEAKVKALRDAISAGIDSGEAEDFDFDRFLDGKRRTRTK comes from the coding sequence ATGTCGAAGAACACGTCCATCGCCTTGGGCGATCATTTTGCTGGCTTCGTCGAACGGCAGGTCGTCGAAGGCCGATACGGTTCGGTAAGCGAAGTCATCCGGGCAGGCCTGCGGCTTCTGGAAGAGCATGAGGCGAAAGTAAAAGCGCTGCGCGATGCGATCAGCGCCGGCATCGATAGCGGCGAGGCCGAAGATTTCGATTTCGATAGATTCCTTGACGGTAAGCGCCGGACCCGGACGAAATGA
- a CDS encoding type II toxin-antitoxin system RelE/ParE family toxin produces MKGYLLSRAAVADLDMIWDYTFENWGQEQADRYIDDIRKACEALGIGARSGRPVDDIWPGIFKLAVNAHFLFYRRLEGGRTGIVRILHKRMDVEARLRDTPLN; encoded by the coding sequence ATGAAAGGCTACCTCCTTTCCAGGGCCGCCGTCGCAGATCTCGACATGATTTGGGATTACACCTTCGAAAACTGGGGTCAGGAGCAGGCGGATCGTTATATCGACGATATCCGCAAGGCCTGTGAAGCGCTGGGGATAGGCGCGCGGAGCGGAAGGCCCGTCGATGATATCTGGCCGGGTATCTTCAAGCTCGCCGTCAACGCGCACTTCCTGTTCTATCGCAGGCTCGAGGGTGGCCGGACAGGTATCGTCCGTATCCTGCACAAGCGCATGGATGTGGAAGCACGGCTTCGCGATACGCCTCTGAATTGA
- a CDS encoding 3-methyl-2-oxobutanoate hydroxymethyltransferase — translation MKKHNRATVADLLALKGKRQLTMLRVTTLEEAEAAEKAGIDMVSVPPFLLGPVFREAAPTPFAVPGLEYGDHVSAEEYMREAFKALKAGGDAVYCAASLQTIRRMRDEGIPVCGHVGLIPSKATWTGGFRAVGKTAASALDVWRQTKALQDAGAFAAEIEVVPGDVAAAISNRTSMLMISMGAGRGCDAQYLFADDVLGTTRDHTPRHAKVYRNFAAEHDRLQRERIAAFNEFAEDVRSGAYPEKRHLVRIEEAELRNFLHRLEAEG, via the coding sequence ATGAAGAAACATAATCGCGCCACGGTCGCCGACCTCCTGGCGCTCAAGGGAAAACGCCAGCTCACAATGCTGCGCGTCACCACGCTTGAGGAGGCGGAAGCAGCAGAAAAGGCCGGCATCGACATGGTCTCGGTGCCACCGTTCCTGCTCGGGCCGGTCTTTCGCGAGGCGGCACCGACGCCCTTTGCCGTTCCCGGTCTGGAATATGGCGATCATGTCTCGGCTGAAGAATACATGCGCGAGGCCTTCAAGGCGCTGAAGGCAGGCGGCGATGCCGTCTATTGCGCCGCCAGCCTGCAGACCATCCGCCGTATGCGCGATGAAGGCATTCCCGTCTGCGGCCATGTCGGCCTCATCCCCTCAAAGGCGACCTGGACCGGCGGTTTTCGCGCCGTGGGCAAGACGGCTGCTAGCGCTCTCGATGTCTGGCGCCAGACGAAGGCGCTTCAGGATGCCGGCGCCTTCGCAGCCGAGATCGAGGTCGTCCCCGGCGATGTCGCGGCAGCGATTTCCAACCGCACCTCGATGCTGATGATCTCCATGGGCGCCGGGCGCGGCTGCGACGCGCAATATCTGTTTGCCGATGATGTGCTCGGCACGACCAGAGACCACACGCCGCGCCACGCCAAGGTCTATCGCAACTTCGCAGCCGAACATGACCGGTTGCAACGCGAACGCATCGCCGCCTTCAACGAATTCGCCGAGGATGTCCGCTCCGGCGCCTATCCGGAAAAGCGCCATCTTGTCCGCATCGAAGAAGCCGAGTTGCGCAATTTTCTGCATCGGCTGGAGGCAGAGGGCTAG
- a CDS encoding FAD-dependent oxidoreductase, producing MAHFVIIGAGECGARAAFALRDKGFDGDITLVGSEPHTPYERPPLSKAGLAGTVDPKFIAARETYEAGTIRLLTGVTATGLDAAAHTVALSDSSLLAYDRLLLATGASARAFPNAPSESSYIRSLRTHHDAVTLRAVLQPGKRLAVIGGGFIGLEVAATARQLGADVILVEGLERVLKRGVPEDIAHLVAERHRAEGVDLRCGVSIETLTEQNGKAVIRLANDEVVETDLALVGIGARPNSELAEAAGLAIDNGIAVDDRLRTSAPDIFAAGDCCSFPLALYGGRRVRLESWRNAQEQGTLAAANMLGADEPVSAVPWFWSDQYEMTLQITGLADGAARHLRRDLGEGAFILFHLDAEGRLLAASGIGPGNAVARDIRLAEMLIAARAHPDPAALTATNVKLKSLLAA from the coding sequence ATGGCCCATTTCGTCATCATTGGCGCAGGGGAATGCGGGGCGCGTGCCGCCTTCGCACTCCGGGACAAGGGATTTGACGGCGACATCACGCTTGTGGGTTCCGAGCCGCACACGCCCTATGAGCGCCCGCCGCTCTCCAAGGCCGGCCTTGCCGGTACTGTCGACCCGAAATTCATCGCCGCACGGGAAACCTATGAGGCTGGCACTATTCGCCTCCTGACCGGTGTGACGGCAACCGGTCTCGATGCCGCAGCCCATACCGTCGCCCTGTCCGACAGCAGTCTGCTTGCCTATGACCGATTGCTGCTTGCGACAGGCGCCAGTGCGCGTGCCTTTCCCAATGCTCCGAGTGAAAGCAGCTATATCCGGTCGCTCCGCACACATCATGATGCGGTGACACTGCGCGCGGTGCTGCAGCCTGGCAAACGGCTTGCAGTCATCGGCGGCGGCTTCATCGGCCTGGAGGTCGCGGCAACCGCGCGCCAACTCGGCGCCGATGTCATCCTCGTCGAAGGGCTGGAGCGGGTGCTGAAGCGCGGCGTTCCCGAAGACATCGCCCACCTCGTTGCCGAGCGTCACCGCGCGGAAGGCGTCGATCTGCGCTGCGGTGTCTCCATCGAAACCCTGACGGAGCAGAACGGCAAAGCCGTCATCCGGCTTGCCAACGATGAGGTGGTCGAAACCGATCTGGCGCTTGTCGGCATCGGCGCCCGGCCGAATAGCGAGCTTGCCGAGGCTGCCGGACTTGCGATCGACAACGGCATCGCAGTCGATGACCGGCTGCGTACCTCCGCCCCCGATATTTTCGCGGCCGGCGACTGCTGCTCCTTTCCGCTCGCCCTCTATGGCGGCCGGCGCGTGCGGCTGGAATCCTGGCGCAATGCGCAGGAGCAGGGCACGCTTGCCGCCGCCAATATGCTCGGCGCCGATGAACCGGTTTCCGCCGTGCCGTGGTTCTGGTCGGATCAGTATGAGATGACGCTGCAGATAACAGGGCTTGCCGATGGCGCGGCCAGGCATCTGCGCCGCGATCTCGGCGAGGGGGCCTTCATCCTCTTCCATCTCGATGCCGAAGGTCGGCTCCTTGCCGCAAGCGGCATCGGGCCCGGCAATGCGGTCGCCCGCGACATCCGGCTGGCGGAAATGCTGATTGCCGCACGCGCACATCCCGACCCGGCCGCACTGACCGCCACCAATGTCAAGCTGAAGTCGCTGCTCGCTGCCTGA
- a CDS encoding MocE family 2Fe-2S type ferredoxin — MSGNWIEVCGKDEIDEEDVIRFDHGGRTFAIYRSPDDEFFATDGLCTHEQVHLADGLVMEEIIECPKHNGRFNYKTGEAKGAPVCVDLKTYPVKIEDGAVFIAI; from the coding sequence ATGAGCGGTAACTGGATCGAAGTTTGCGGCAAGGACGAAATCGACGAGGAGGATGTCATCCGCTTCGACCATGGCGGGCGCACATTCGCTATCTATCGCAGCCCGGACGATGAGTTCTTTGCCACCGACGGGCTCTGTACCCATGAGCAGGTCCATCTCGCCGACGGCCTCGTCATGGAAGAGATCATCGAATGTCCCAAGCATAATGGCCGTTTCAATTACAAGACGGGCGAGGCCAAGGGGGCCCCTGTCTGCGTCGACCTAAAGACCTATCCCGTCAAGATCGAAGACGGCGCCGTCTTCATTGCGATCTGA
- a CDS encoding fatty acid desaturase family protein, giving the protein MAGEATKRDYSLLGASGRTAVETGLAAAEWYHTDVARKEMKALMQRSDNQAIRDTALWLGSMAIFATLGIYFWGSWIAVPFFLAYGVLYGSASDSRWHECGHGTAFKTRWMNDAVYQIACFMIMRNPVTWRWSHARHHTDTVIVGRDPEIAVMRPPDLFRLVLNFFGILDAWHAVIDMIRNSAGVISGAEKTFIPEMEQPKAIRIARIWLAIYVVTIALAIYMGSILPLMLVGLPRLYGAWHHVLTGLLQHGGLADNVIDHRLNSRTVYMNPISRFIYWNMNYHVEHHMFPMVPYHALPKLHAMIKHDLPAPNPSIWSGYREMIPAFLRQLRNEDYFLKRELPATARPYREEFHAELAPAAQ; this is encoded by the coding sequence ATGGCTGGCGAGGCAACAAAGCGGGATTACAGCCTCTTGGGGGCGAGCGGCAGGACGGCGGTCGAAACCGGTCTTGCGGCTGCGGAATGGTATCATACCGATGTTGCCCGCAAGGAGATGAAGGCGCTGATGCAGCGTTCCGACAATCAGGCGATCCGCGACACGGCGCTCTGGCTCGGCAGCATGGCGATCTTTGCCACTCTTGGCATTTATTTCTGGGGCTCGTGGATCGCCGTGCCCTTCTTCCTCGCCTATGGCGTGCTCTACGGCTCGGCCTCCGACAGCCGCTGGCACGAATGCGGCCACGGCACCGCCTTCAAGACGCGCTGGATGAACGATGCCGTCTACCAGATCGCCTGCTTCATGATCATGCGCAATCCGGTGACCTGGCGCTGGAGTCACGCCCGCCACCATACCGACACCGTCATTGTCGGCCGCGACCCCGAGATTGCCGTCATGCGCCCGCCGGATCTCTTCCGTCTGGTTCTCAATTTCTTCGGCATCCTCGATGCCTGGCATGCCGTGATCGACATGATCAGAAATTCGGCCGGCGTCATCAGTGGGGCGGAAAAGACCTTCATCCCCGAGATGGAGCAGCCGAAGGCGATCCGCATTGCCCGTATCTGGCTTGCGATCTACGTCGTCACCATCGCGCTCGCCATCTATATGGGTTCGATCCTGCCGCTGATGCTGGTCGGCCTGCCGCGCCTCTATGGCGCCTGGCATCATGTGCTGACCGGCCTGCTGCAGCATGGCGGGCTTGCCGATAATGTCATCGACCACCGGCTGAACAGCCGCACGGTCTATATGAACCCGATCAGCCGCTTCATCTACTGGAACATGAACTATCACGTGGAACACCACATGTTCCCGATGGTGCCCTACCACGCGCTGCCGAAGCTGCATGCGATGATCAAGCACGACCTGCCGGCGCCCAATCCATCGATCTGGTCCGGCTACCGGGAAATGATCCCGGCCTTCCTACGCCAGCTTCGCAACGAAGACTATTTTCTGAAGCGGGAACTGCCGGCAACGGCGCGGCCCTATCGCGAGGAATTCCACGCCGAACTGGCACCCGCAGCCCAATAG
- a CDS encoding LacI family DNA-binding transcriptional regulator — MRRPTISDLAQASGVSVATVDRVLNGRHRVREETARRVYDAAQSIGYHAVGLIRQRVFEDLPQYRLAFLLQKPTQPFYQAFAREIETAARNVTNARIQTQVEHPSAATPAAIIEKIKLLGARNQAVALVGPDYPAVTAAVEELKGRGIPVFSLLSDLATGVRDAYVGVNNRKVGRTAAWMIAKAARRPGKVACFVGSHRFHGHELREMGFRSYFREEAPDFEVVETLINLETPEITHEATLTLLQKHPDLVGLYVCGGGMEGAISAFREEGIGGRTVLIVNELTADSKAGLADGIVTMAIGTPLPALCKEVVSLMTGALEQGEIAVPGQSFLPFEIFLPENI, encoded by the coding sequence ATGCGTCGCCCGACCATATCAGATCTCGCCCAAGCCTCCGGCGTCAGCGTTGCGACCGTCGATCGCGTTCTGAACGGCCGCCATCGGGTGCGGGAGGAAACAGCGCGGCGCGTCTATGATGCGGCCCAGTCGATCGGCTATCACGCCGTCGGCCTGATCCGGCAGCGCGTCTTCGAGGATCTGCCGCAATATCGGCTGGCCTTCTTGCTGCAAAAGCCGACCCAGCCCTTCTACCAGGCCTTCGCTCGCGAAATTGAAACGGCGGCGCGCAACGTGACCAACGCGCGCATCCAGACGCAGGTGGAACATCCGTCCGCCGCAACACCTGCCGCCATCATCGAAAAGATCAAGCTGCTCGGCGCAAGGAACCAGGCGGTCGCGCTTGTCGGCCCGGATTATCCGGCTGTCACAGCTGCTGTCGAGGAACTGAAGGGACGCGGTATTCCGGTGTTCTCGCTGCTTTCGGATCTCGCGACCGGCGTCAGGGACGCCTATGTCGGTGTCAACAACCGCAAGGTTGGGCGCACCGCAGCCTGGATGATCGCCAAGGCGGCCCGCCGGCCGGGCAAGGTGGCCTGCTTTGTCGGCAGCCATCGTTTTCATGGTCACGAGTTGCGCGAGATGGGATTCCGCTCCTATTTCCGCGAGGAAGCGCCTGACTTCGAAGTGGTCGAAACGCTGATCAATCTCGAAACGCCTGAGATCACGCATGAGGCGACGCTGACCCTTTTGCAGAAACACCCCGATCTCGTCGGCCTCTATGTCTGCGGTGGTGGCATGGAGGGGGCGATTTCGGCATTTCGCGAAGAGGGGATCGGCGGCCGCACCGTGCTTATCGTCAACGAGCTGACGGCAGACAGCAAGGCCGGTCTCGCCGACGGCATCGTCACCATGGCGATCGGCACGCCGCTGCCAGCACTCTGCAAGGAAGTGGTGTCACTGATGACGGGTGCGCTCGAACAGGGCGAGATTGCCGTTCCCGGCCAATCATTTCTGCCCTTCGAGATCTTCCTGCCGGAGAATATCTAG
- a CDS encoding TIM barrel protein, translating to MASIRFALNHMAAPSLSIEDFFALAASLDIDAVEIRNDLSGNAILDGTKPDVIKQAAARHGVAIISINALQRFNEWNATREREARELIDYARAVGSRALVLVPKNDGTGTANGERQANLREALTALRPMLDAAGIVGLVEPLGFQICSLRSKAEAADAIETLNAQPTFRLVHDTFHHHLAGETPFFPHLTGLVHISGVSDPAVSVSDMRDPHRVLVDADDRLGNAAQIRALLQASYKGPFSFEPFASEVHALKDPNAAVKASMDYLVAKV from the coding sequence ATGGCATCCATCCGTTTCGCGCTGAACCATATGGCGGCACCTTCGCTTTCGATCGAGGATTTCTTTGCACTTGCCGCCTCGCTCGACATCGATGCGGTGGAGATCCGCAATGATCTCTCCGGCAATGCCATTCTCGACGGGACAAAGCCCGATGTCATCAAGCAGGCGGCCGCCCGCCATGGCGTCGCAATCATCTCGATCAACGCATTGCAGCGCTTCAACGAATGGAACGCGACACGCGAGCGGGAAGCCCGCGAGCTGATCGATTATGCAAGGGCGGTCGGCTCGCGGGCGCTGGTTCTGGTTCCGAAGAATGACGGCACGGGAACAGCCAATGGCGAGCGACAGGCCAATCTGCGTGAGGCCCTGACGGCACTCCGACCGATGCTCGATGCGGCCGGTATCGTCGGTCTCGTCGAGCCGCTCGGTTTTCAAATCTGCTCGCTGCGCTCAAAGGCGGAAGCAGCCGATGCGATCGAGACGCTGAATGCGCAGCCAACCTTCCGGCTGGTGCACGACACCTTCCATCATCACCTTGCCGGCGAAACTCCCTTCTTCCCCCATCTGACCGGGCTGGTGCATATTTCCGGCGTCAGCGATCCTGCGGTTTCCGTCTCCGATATGCGCGATCCTCACCGTGTTCTGGTCGATGCCGACGACCGGCTCGGCAATGCCGCCCAGATCCGCGCATTGCTGCAGGCAAGCTACAAAGGCCCCTTCTCCTTCGAGCCCTTCGCATCCGAAGTGCATGCACTGAAGGATCCCAATGCGGCCGTGAAGGCAAGCATGGATTATCTCGTCGCGAAGGTCTGA
- the cobM gene encoding precorrin-4 C(11)-methyltransferase: MTVHFIGAGPGAADLITVRGRDLIGKCPVCLYAGSIVSPELLQYCPPGARIIDTAPMSLDEIEAEYLRAANAGQDVARLHSGDLSVWSAVAEQIRRLEKHGIDYTMTPGVPAFAAAASTLGRELTIPAVAQSLVLTRVSGRASPMPNEETLEKFGATGATLAIHLAIHALAEVVTELTPLYGADCPVAIVVKATWPDERILRGTLADIEAKVAAEPIERTAIIFVGRSLGSEDFRESSLYDPAYQRRFRGRE, encoded by the coding sequence ATGACCGTTCATTTCATCGGCGCCGGACCGGGTGCAGCAGATCTCATTACCGTGCGCGGACGCGACCTGATCGGCAAATGCCCTGTCTGCCTCTATGCCGGGTCCATCGTCTCGCCCGAGCTCCTGCAATATTGTCCGCCAGGCGCGCGCATCATCGATACCGCGCCGATGTCGCTTGACGAGATCGAGGCCGAATATCTCCGCGCCGCCAATGCCGGTCAGGATGTCGCCCGACTGCATTCCGGCGATCTTTCCGTCTGGAGCGCAGTCGCCGAGCAAATCCGCCGGCTGGAGAAACACGGCATCGACTACACGATGACGCCGGGCGTCCCAGCCTTTGCAGCTGCAGCCTCAACGCTCGGGCGTGAACTGACGATCCCGGCCGTCGCGCAAAGCCTTGTGCTGACGCGCGTATCGGGCCGCGCCTCGCCGATGCCGAATGAAGAAACGCTGGAAAAATTCGGCGCGACGGGAGCGACACTGGCAATCCATCTCGCCATCCATGCGCTGGCCGAGGTCGTGACGGAGTTGACTCCGCTCTATGGCGCCGATTGCCCTGTCGCCATCGTGGTGAAAGCCACCTGGCCGGACGAGCGTATCCTGCGCGGCACGCTCGCCGATATCGAAGCAAAGGTGGCGGCCGAGCCGATCGAGCGCACGGCCATCATCTTCGTCGGTCGCTCGCTCGGATCGGAAGATTTCCGCGAAAGCTCGCTCTACGACCCGGCCTATCAGCGTCGTTTCCGCGGTCGCGAATAG
- the cbiE gene encoding precorrin-6y C5,15-methyltransferase (decarboxylating) subunit CbiE: MSDSSPSVPRWLTLIGIGEDGPDGLGEQAKRLIAAAPAVFGGARHHELAGALITGERFAWQSPFEKSVEAIVARRGAPVVVLASGDPFLYGVGATLSRRIAVDEMRIIPAPSAFSLAAARLGWPLQETACISLHGRPLDLIRPHLHAGRHILALTSDEKGPQALADLLVANGFPETRLTVLEALGGGRERIRSAIASGFDLDAIDTLNVCALEVVAGPGARILPYAPGIDDELFEHDGQITKREIRTVTLSALSPRHGELLWDIGAGSGSVGIEWMLADPSLKAIAIEQAPERAARIARNATAFGVPQLALVEGTAPAALAGLPVPDAVFIGGGGSEAGVMDAAITALKRGGRLVANAVTLEMEALLLKEYGARGGTLTKIEIARAAPVGGMSGWRPAMPVTQWCWIKE, encoded by the coding sequence ATGTCTGACAGCTCCCCCTCCGTCCCGCGCTGGCTCACTCTTATCGGCATCGGCGAAGATGGTCCAGACGGGCTCGGCGAGCAGGCAAAGCGTCTGATCGCCGCCGCACCGGCCGTCTTCGGCGGCGCACGTCATCATGAACTTGCCGGCGCGCTGATCACGGGCGAACGTTTCGCCTGGCAGAGCCCTTTCGAAAAATCGGTCGAGGCGATCGTCGCGCGGCGCGGTGCGCCCGTCGTCGTTCTGGCCTCGGGCGATCCCTTCCTCTACGGCGTCGGCGCAACACTGTCGCGTCGCATCGCTGTTGATGAAATGCGCATCATCCCGGCCCCTTCCGCCTTCAGTCTGGCGGCAGCACGGCTAGGCTGGCCGCTGCAGGAGACAGCCTGTATCTCGCTGCACGGACGCCCACTTGATCTCATCCGCCCGCATCTGCATGCCGGCAGGCATATTCTGGCGCTGACCTCGGACGAGAAGGGCCCGCAGGCACTCGCCGATCTGCTCGTCGCCAATGGCTTTCCCGAGACGCGGCTGACGGTGCTGGAAGCGCTCGGCGGCGGGCGAGAGCGCATCCGCAGCGCTATAGCCTCGGGCTTCGATCTCGACGCGATCGACACTCTGAACGTCTGCGCCCTCGAGGTTGTGGCAGGTCCGGGCGCGCGTATCCTGCCCTATGCCCCCGGTATCGACGACGAACTCTTTGAGCATGACGGACAGATTACCAAGCGGGAGATCCGCACCGTCACGCTATCGGCGCTATCGCCACGGCACGGTGAACTCCTCTGGGACATCGGCGCCGGCTCAGGATCTGTCGGTATCGAATGGATGCTGGCTGATCCGTCGCTGAAAGCAATCGCGATCGAACAGGCGCCGGAACGCGCTGCCCGCATCGCCCGCAATGCCACTGCCTTCGGCGTGCCGCAGCTTGCCCTTGTCGAAGGCACGGCACCCGCAGCACTCGCCGGTTTGCCCGTGCCGGATGCGGTCTTCATCGGCGGCGGTGGCAGCGAGGCCGGCGTCATGGACGCGGCGATCACGGCACTGAAGCGGGGAGGGCGGCTCGTTGCCAATGCTGTTACGCTGGAAATGGAAGCATTGCTGCTCAAAGAATACGGCGCGCGCGGTGGCACGTTGACGAAAATCGAAATTGCCCGCGCCGCTCCCGTCGGCGGCATGAGCGGCTGGCGACCGGCCATGCCCGTCACGCAGTGGTGCTGGATCAAGGAATAG
- a CDS encoding cobalt-precorrin-6A reductase: MEKTRMLILGGTSEARRLAAALAPREDLDILLSLAGRTEAPAQQPVPVHVGGFGGAEGLATFLTEGGYDLLIDATHPFAERISANATAAAERTGIPALALVRPEWIPEPGDHWHIVADIPAAIAALGPAPRRVFLTTGRQGAHHAEIAPQHFYLVRSVDPVDPPLALADAEYLLDRGPFTLQGEIDLMRQYRIDAVVTKNSGGTAAYAKIEAARLLGLKVVVIARAPAAIMTSVETVEAALEAIDHLVSPAKKRGV, from the coding sequence ATGGAGAAGACCCGTATGCTGATCCTCGGCGGCACAAGCGAGGCGCGCAGGCTGGCCGCCGCGCTTGCCCCGCGGGAAGACCTCGACATTCTCCTGTCGCTGGCCGGCCGCACGGAGGCTCCTGCCCAGCAGCCGGTTCCCGTTCACGTTGGGGGTTTCGGCGGGGCAGAGGGTCTTGCGACCTTCCTGACGGAAGGAGGCTATGATCTCCTGATCGATGCCACCCATCCCTTCGCCGAACGCATTTCGGCAAATGCCACGGCTGCCGCCGAACGTACCGGTATCCCTGCGCTCGCGCTCGTCCGTCCTGAATGGATCCCGGAACCTGGCGATCATTGGCATATCGTGGCCGACATTCCGGCGGCGATTGCCGCACTTGGGCCGGCCCCGCGCCGCGTCTTCCTGACGACCGGCCGTCAGGGCGCTCATCATGCCGAAATCGCCCCACAGCATTTCTATCTGGTCCGTAGCGTCGATCCCGTCGATCCGCCGCTTGCCCTTGCCGATGCCGAATATCTCCTCGACCGTGGCCCCTTCACGCTCCAAGGCGAAATCGACCTGATGCGGCAGTATCGTATCGATGCCGTCGTTACAAAGAACAGCGGCGGCACAGCGGCCTATGCGAAGATCGAGGCGGCACGCCTGCTTGGGCTCAAGGTCGTCGTGATCGCGCGCGCGCCTGCTGCCATCATGACGTCGGTCGAAACGGTGGAAGCGGCGCTCGAAGCGATCGATCATCTCGTCTCCCCGGCCAAGAAGCGCGGCGTGTAG
- a CDS encoding precorrin-3B C(17)-methyltransferase has translation MSGRLFVVGTGPGNPEQMTPEAMAAVEAASDFFGYGPYLDRLTLRADQRRHASDNREELDRAGAALRLAANGADVCVVSGGDPGVFAMAAAVCEAIDNGPAEWRGVDLTVLPGITAMLAVAARVGAPLGHDFCALSLSDNLKPWAVIENRLALAAQAGFVIALYNPISKARPWQLGTAFELLRRHLPATTPVIFGRAAGRPDERITVQLLEGADASVADMATCVIIGSKETRVIPRDGHPDLIYTPRFLAGETR, from the coding sequence ATGAGCGGGCGCCTGTTCGTAGTCGGCACCGGTCCCGGCAATCCGGAGCAGATGACGCCGGAAGCGATGGCCGCCGTCGAAGCCGCCAGTGATTTCTTCGGCTACGGTCCCTATCTCGACCGTCTGACGCTGCGCGCCGACCAGCGCCGCCATGCTTCCGACAACAGGGAGGAACTCGACCGGGCAGGGGCCGCCCTGAGGCTTGCTGCCAACGGCGCCGATGTCTGCGTCGTCTCGGGCGGCGATCCCGGTGTCTTTGCCATGGCCGCTGCCGTCTGCGAGGCGATCGACAACGGGCCGGCAGAATGGCGTGGCGTCGATCTCACCGTCCTGCCCGGCATCACCGCAATGCTTGCGGTTGCCGCCCGTGTCGGCGCACCGCTCGGCCATGATTTCTGCGCCCTGTCGCTCTCGGACAATCTGAAGCCTTGGGCCGTCATCGAAAACCGCCTGGCTCTTGCGGCACAAGCCGGTTTCGTCATCGCCCTCTATAATCCGATCAGCAAGGCTCGCCCCTGGCAGCTCGGCACCGCCTTCGAGCTCTTGCGCCGGCATCTGCCAGCCACGACGCCCGTCATCTTCGGCCGTGCGGCTGGCCGGCCCGACGAGCGGATCACCGTGCAGCTGCTCGAAGGGGCCGATGCTTCCGTTGCCGACATGGCGACCTGCGTGATCATCGGTTCGAAGGAGACGCGGGTGATCCCCCGCGATGGCCACCCGGACCTGATCTACACGCCGCGCTTCTTGGCCGGGGAGACGAGATGA
- a CDS encoding precorrin-2 C(20)-methyltransferase encodes MSGRLIGVGTGPGDPELLTVKAVRAVERADVIAYFAKQGRGGNGKAIVEHLFKPGIELLPLYYPVTTELDKGDPLYKSRITEFYNTSADAVARHLEAGRTVAVLSEGDPLFYGSYMHLHVRLSQRYPTEVIPGISAMSGCWSLAGMPIVQGDDVLSVLPGTMGEQELARRLADTEAAVIMKVGRNLPKIRRALEAAGRLKDALYVERGTMANAAMVKLAERGEGDAPYFSLVLVPGWEASR; translated from the coding sequence ATGAGCGGCCGTCTGATCGGCGTCGGCACCGGACCCGGCGATCCCGAGCTTCTGACTGTCAAGGCGGTGCGCGCCGTTGAGAGGGCGGACGTCATTGCCTATTTCGCCAAGCAGGGCAGAGGCGGTAACGGCAAGGCGATTGTCGAGCATCTCTTCAAGCCGGGCATCGAACTGTTGCCGCTCTATTATCCCGTCACGACCGAACTCGACAAAGGTGACCCGCTCTACAAGAGCCGCATCACCGAATTCTACAATACCTCGGCCGATGCCGTTGCCCGTCATCTCGAAGCGGGTCGCACGGTCGCGGTGCTGAGCGAAGGCGATCCGCTCTTCTATGGCTCCTATATGCATCTGCATGTGCGCCTGTCGCAGCGGTATCCGACCGAAGTCATACCCGGCATCAGCGCCATGTCCGGCTGCTGGTCGCTGGCAGGCATGCCGATCGTCCAGGGCGACGACGTGCTCTCCGTGCTGCCGGGCACGATGGGCGAGCAGGAGCTGGCGCGCCGTCTTGCCGATACCGAGGCTGCCGTCATCATGAAGGTCGGCCGTAACCTGCCGAAGATCCGGCGCGCGCTGGAAGCAGCCGGCCGTCTCAAGGACGCGCTCTATGTCGAGCGCGGCACCATGGCCAATGCCGCCATGGTGAAGCTTGCCGAACGAGGCGAGGGCGATGCGCCCTATTTCTCGCTGGTGCTGGTGCCCGGCTGGGAGGCCAGCCGATGA